In Girardinichthys multiradiatus isolate DD_20200921_A chromosome 18, DD_fGirMul_XY1, whole genome shotgun sequence, a single window of DNA contains:
- the LOC124884690 gene encoding olfactory receptor 2AT4-like → MLNTNETRIKYFFILGFPGILPEYYGPVSALLFLFYLAITMGNIFVLVFVKCERSLQKQTYYIFCHLALTDLLFGTVTLPKAISKYWFNDSIISFYSCLVQMFFVHLIGAAHSFILMVMALDRCIAICIPLRYNSLFSNKTVSVLCGISWLVPTMFMVAIMYEILRVPFCNSNIIVQCYCDHMSISNLGCDHVREVKIVALVLAMISLLLPLGFIILSFFVIIAVVLRISSIRGCIKTLSTCTPQLIITCLYYLPRCFYYLANFVGYSFSVPVQIVIVMLYSHIPAAVNPLIYCMQTKDIKEKLKKKLFSWKIDSTTKPMQDKTWQ, encoded by the coding sequence ATGCTGAATACTAATGAAACaaggataaaatattttttcatcttAGGATTTCCAGGAATTTTGCCAGAGTATTATGGACCTGTATCTGCTCTGCTTTTCCTATTTTACTTGGCTATAACAATGGGAAACATTTTCGTTTTAGTATTTGTAAAATGTGAACGCTCACTTCAAAAACAAACTTATTACATCTTTTGCCACTTGGCATTAACTGACTTATTATTTGGAACTGTAACTCTGCCAAAAGCTATATCAAAATACTGGTTTAATGACAGcattatttcattttacagcTGTCTTGTTCAAATGTTCTTTGTTCATTTAATTGGTGCAGCTCATTCTTTTATTCTGATGGTGATGGCCCTTGACCGTTGTATAGCAATTTGCATTCCACTGCGTTATAATTCACTGTTTAGTAATAAAACTGTTTCTGTGCTTTGTGGAATTTCATGGCTTGTGCCAACAATGTTTATGGTTGCCATTATGTATGAAATTTTGAGAGTCCCTTTTTGTAATTCAAATATAATTGTCCAGTGCTACTGTGACCACATGTCAATATCAAATCTTGGATGTGATCATGTACGAGAAGTTAAGATTGTTGCATTGGTTCTTGCCATGATTAGTTTGTTGTTGCCACTGGGATTTATTATCTTATCCTTTTTTGTCATCATTGCTGTTGTTTTGAGAATATCTTCCATTAGAGGCTGCATAAAGACTCTGTCTACCTGCACCCCACAGCTTATCATCACATGTCTGTACTATTTGCCaagatgcttttattatttggcAAATTTTGTGGGATACTCTTTCAGTGTTCCTGTTCAAATAGTTATAGTAATGTTGTACAGTCACATACCTGCCGCTGTAAACCCACTAATATACTGTATGCAAACAAAGGATatcaaagaaaaattaaaaaagaagttGTTCTCCTGGAAAATCGATAGCACCACAAAACCCATGCAGGACAAAACATGGCAGTAA
- the LOC124884489 gene encoding olfactory receptor 51E2-like, protein MVLNSNITRIRSFIILGFPGLSPSYYGPVAAVIFLVYLAILVGNIFILAFVITEKSLQKPRYLVFCHLALTDLSFGTVTLPKIISKYWFGNNIISFSGCFTQMFFVHYLGSVMSFMLLVMALDRFIAICVPLRYPVLITNNIILALCGSAWFIPLPLMMIIVFQALSLPYCHSNIIPQCYCDHISLTNQACGNDLKNVQVIALCTAMFCLLVPLAFVLISYISVITVILKMSNSAGRSRTLATCTPQIFITCLFYLPRCFVYVANTVGFNFSIDVRILLILLYSLLPAAVNPIIYCFKTQDIKHTLMKKIKTAKIRVELKIWTH, encoded by the coding sequence ATGGTGCTCAATTCAAACATCACAAGGATACGAAGCTTTATCATCCTTGGGTTCCCTGGACTCTCGCCGTCGTACTATGGCCCTGTAGCAGCAGTGATTTTTCTTGTCTACCTCGCTATTCTTGtaggaaatattttcattttagctTTTGTCATTACTGAAAAATCCCTTCAAAAACCTAGATACTTGGTATTTTGTCACCTTGCATTAACTGATTTGTCATTTGGCACCGTTACACTACCAAAGATCATATCAAAATATTGGTTCGGAAATAACATCATTTCATTTTCTGGGTGTTTTACACAGATGTTCTTTGTTCACTATTTAGGGTCAGTGATGTCTTTTATGTTACTGGTAATGGCTCTTGATAGATTTATTGCAATATGTGTTCCACTGCGGTATCCTGTCCTTATCACAAACAACATTATACTCGCTCTTTGTGGATCTGCTTGGTTTATACCACTGCCTTTGATGATGATCATAGTATTCCAAGCCCTTAGTTTACCTTACTGTCACTCAAATATTATTCCACAGTGTTACTGTGACCACATTTCATTAACAAATCAAGCATGTGgaaatgatctgaaaaatgtgcAGGTTATTGCTCTCTGTACTGCAATGTTTTGTCTCTTGGTGCCTCTTGCATTTGTCTTGATTTCCTATATTTCTGTTATTactgtcattttaaaaatgtcgaATTCTGCAGGGCGCAGCAGAACTCTAGCAACTTGTACTCCACAAATATTCATAACATGCCTTTTCTATCTCCCCAGGTGCTTTGTGTATGTAGCTAACACTGTTGGATTTAATTTTAGTATAGATGTTCGCATTTTATTAATTCTGCTGTACAGCCTACTTCCTGCTGCTGTCAATCCAATAATATACTGTTTCAAGACTCAAGATATAAAGCATACTttgatgaagaaaataaaaacagctaaaattaGAGTAGAGTTAAAAATCTGGACACATTAA